The following are from one region of the Gossypium hirsutum isolate 1008001.06 chromosome D03, Gossypium_hirsutum_v2.1, whole genome shotgun sequence genome:
- the LOC107949786 gene encoding proteoglycan 4, which produces MEVRGVSEDNQVSHPSPSTSNEVAGGNSTPVKGDRNTIMEAAGSDGPSHAPKPSRIPSHIFNPTSETSPGDWSVASNDSLFSIHMGNTSFNDRLSLMSKSGELDPTTISSPLFEFPIPPPTRKASESGSMKEEDEDGYAAAETMREVLRENESKQINHSAEGSDLSRCMSQLSDTSVKSFAFPILTAEADKNDASKKHSKSKNSSRPATASTTPQNTPPETPKPPKSPETPKAETPKPSTPKATQNGGPRRWFSCFSCFPSCS; this is translated from the exons ATGGAAGTGAGAGGTGTTAGTGAAGATAATCAAGTTTCTCATCCATCGCCATCAACATCGAATGAAGTCGCCGGCGGCAACTCAACGCCCGTCAAAGGCGACAGAAACACAATCATGGAAGCAGCAGGGAGCGACGGACCCTCACATGCCCCAAAACCAAGTAGGATACCATCGCACATATTCAATCCGACGAGCGAGACATCGCCGGGGGACTGGAGTGTGGCATCGAACGATTCGTTGTTCAGCATACATATGGGGAACACGAGTTTCAACGACAGGTTAAGCTTGATGTCGAAATCAGGGGAACTGGATCCTACCACGATATCGAGTCCGCTGTTCGAGTTCCCGATACCGCCGCCGACGCGGAAAGCAAGCGAAAGTGGTAGCATGAAGGAGGAGGATGAAGATGGGTATGCAGCGGCTGAAACAATGAGGGAGGTATTAAGGGAGAATGAATCTAAGCAAATCAACCATAGTGCTGAGGGATCAGATCTTTCCCGTTGCATGTCTCAGCTTTCGGATACCAGTGTCAAATCTTTCGCCTTCCCCAT ATTGACTGCGGAAGCGGATAAAAACGACGCAAGCAAAAAACATTCAAAAAGTAAAAATTCGTCGCGGCCTGCCACCGCTAGTACAACTCCACAAAACACACCGCCGGAAACCCCTAAGCCACCGAAGTCACCGGAAACCCCAAAGGCAGAAACACCGAAGCCTTCGACACCAAAAGCAACCCAAAACGGAGGTCCGAGGAGATGGTTCTCTTGCTTTTCTTGTTTCCCATCTTGCTCGTAA